From the genome of Gemmatimonas phototrophica, one region includes:
- the paaZ gene encoding phenylacetic acid degradation bifunctional protein PaaZ, producing MLLLQNFALGEWAEGLGPKTDLIHAVTGEKIGETSSHGLDFKAMLQYARRVGGPSLRAYTFHQRALILKRIAIALMERKEEFYPLSYMTGATRADSWVDIEGGIATFFAYASRGRREFTNERFHVEGPTEPLSKNGTFVGRHILVPMEGAAVHINAFNFPVWGMLEKLAPALLAGVPCIVKPSTTGSHLTHAVFKAILETGELPKGALQLICGEARTLLEHVEEQDIVAFTGSAATGQKLKSSPSIMQHSVRFNMEADSLNCSILGPDAVPGTEEFDLFIKEVTREMTTKAGQKCTAIRRTIVPAGLEEAVIEALSKRLASTSIGDPTVEGVRMGPLASRGQRTSVASSAEAIRAAAERVYGGGDFAVVGADREKGAFFAPELLYCADPLTRLEPHDIEAFGPVNTIMPYRDLSEAVQLARMGRGSLVGSLITHDPKVAQEVILGAACYHGRMLVLDRTSAKESTGHGSPLPNLVHGGPGRAGGGEEMGGARGVTHYLQRVALQGSPSMITAITREWTKGAEEHTDPVHPFRKTFDELAVGDTLITKSRTITLDDVEAFAKLSGDTFYAHMNDEEARSNGVFEGRVAHGYFIVSAAAGLFVDPDLGPVLANYGLEKLRFTKPVYPGDTIHVRLTVKQKTAKDTPEGTIPQGVVEWDVEVMNQLNEAVAVYSILTLVRRSLTAAPIAPQAA from the coding sequence ATGTTGCTGCTTCAGAACTTTGCCCTCGGTGAGTGGGCGGAAGGGCTTGGCCCCAAAACCGATCTCATTCACGCCGTGACCGGCGAGAAAATCGGCGAAACGTCCAGCCACGGCCTCGATTTCAAGGCCATGCTGCAGTACGCGCGCCGAGTCGGTGGTCCGTCGCTTCGCGCGTACACGTTTCACCAGCGTGCCCTGATCCTCAAGCGCATCGCCATTGCGCTCATGGAACGCAAGGAGGAGTTCTACCCGCTGTCGTACATGACGGGTGCCACGCGTGCCGATTCGTGGGTGGATATCGAAGGCGGTATTGCCACGTTCTTTGCGTACGCCAGCCGTGGCCGCCGGGAGTTCACCAATGAGCGTTTCCATGTGGAAGGCCCCACGGAGCCGCTGTCGAAGAACGGCACGTTTGTGGGTCGGCATATCCTGGTGCCCATGGAAGGGGCGGCGGTGCACATCAACGCCTTCAACTTCCCGGTGTGGGGCATGCTGGAAAAGCTGGCCCCGGCGCTGCTGGCGGGTGTGCCGTGCATTGTGAAGCCCAGCACCACGGGCAGTCATCTGACCCACGCGGTGTTCAAGGCCATCCTCGAAACCGGCGAACTCCCCAAGGGCGCATTGCAGCTGATCTGCGGTGAAGCGCGCACGCTGCTGGAGCACGTGGAAGAACAGGACATCGTGGCCTTCACCGGATCGGCGGCCACAGGGCAGAAGCTCAAGTCGTCCCCCAGCATCATGCAGCACTCGGTGCGCTTCAACATGGAAGCGGACTCCCTCAATTGCTCCATCCTTGGCCCGGACGCGGTACCGGGGACCGAAGAGTTCGATCTCTTCATCAAGGAAGTCACGCGCGAGATGACCACCAAGGCGGGGCAGAAGTGCACGGCCATTCGTCGGACCATTGTCCCGGCCGGACTCGAGGAGGCGGTCATTGAGGCGCTGTCCAAGCGGCTGGCGAGCACCAGCATTGGTGACCCTACCGTTGAGGGAGTGCGTATGGGGCCGCTGGCGTCGCGTGGACAGCGAACGTCGGTGGCGTCGAGTGCCGAAGCCATTCGTGCCGCCGCCGAACGCGTGTACGGCGGCGGAGACTTTGCGGTGGTAGGTGCCGATCGGGAGAAGGGAGCGTTTTTTGCGCCCGAACTGCTGTACTGCGCCGACCCGCTTACGCGCCTGGAGCCGCACGACATTGAAGCGTTCGGGCCGGTCAATACCATCATGCCGTACCGGGACCTGTCGGAGGCGGTGCAACTCGCCCGCATGGGACGGGGATCACTGGTGGGGTCGCTTATCACGCACGATCCCAAGGTGGCACAGGAGGTCATCCTCGGCGCCGCCTGCTACCACGGGCGCATGCTGGTCCTCGACCGCACAAGCGCCAAGGAAAGCACCGGTCATGGGTCGCCGCTCCCCAATCTCGTGCACGGCGGTCCCGGTCGGGCTGGCGGCGGAGAGGAAATGGGTGGTGCGCGTGGGGTCACGCACTACTTGCAGCGGGTGGCATTGCAGGGGAGCCCCAGCATGATCACCGCGATTACTCGCGAGTGGACCAAGGGCGCCGAGGAGCACACGGATCCTGTGCATCCCTTCCGCAAAACGTTTGATGAACTGGCGGTGGGCGATACGCTCATCACCAAGTCGCGTACGATCACGCTGGATGACGTGGAAGCGTTTGCCAAACTCAGTGGCGATACGTTTTACGCCCACATGAACGACGAAGAGGCTCGCAGCAACGGCGTGTTCGAGGGGCGCGTCGCCCACGGGTATTTCATTGTCTCAGCGGCCGCCGGTCTGTTCGTCGATCCCGATCTCGGGCCTGTCCTCGCCAATTACGGCCTCGAGAAGCTGCGCTTCACCAAACCGGTGTACCCCGGCGATACCATCCATGTGCGGCTGACGGTGAAGCAGAAGACCGCCAAGGACACGCCGGAAGGGACCATTCCTCAGGGTGTGGTGGAGTGGGATGTGGAGGTCATGAACCAGCTCAATGAGGCGGTGGCCGTCTACTCCATTCTCACGTTGGTCCGGCGCAGCCTCACGGCCGCGCCAATCGCCCCACAGGCTGCCTGA
- a CDS encoding MATE family efflux transporter: protein MATPSAPTSRKIDRSIVEGPVGPAVWKVAWPTVLQNVISGLQGMIDHALVGNFVGFAGNAAIGVGFQIFLVVMVFISSLFSGMGVLVARFAGAGDEAGVNKAASQAFLLALMLSVGVLAPVGYVLSPTLLGMVNASAAVQAEALPYLRIMFVFGFGLMMFFMLGGALRSAGDAKTPLRLGVALTIGNIVFNVLLIRGYGPFPEMGTAGAAAGMMISSALVSVYAIWKLFSGAWVIDFRGMSWKPDWEIIRALFRFGLPTGVQGIAMNIAGVLLLRFIGSTAQSAEAQAAYAVGYTELFSLVTWTSVGLMGAAATVAGQNLGAGFPDRSRDAVRIAARFGLGIAIVVGALFITIPDVLLGLFGMTEPGVLRIGRELLLFLSLSGLFITVALTFTGGLQGTGDTRSPLYITLVSQFALPIGFLTFMQSTQQLQTWHVWSAILMGHAMRCLLSVWRFEQGKWRKIELGLQRR, encoded by the coding sequence GTGGCCACGCCCTCCGCACCAACCAGCCGCAAGATTGACCGGTCCATTGTCGAAGGGCCGGTTGGCCCCGCGGTCTGGAAGGTGGCGTGGCCTACCGTGTTGCAGAACGTCATCAGCGGTCTGCAGGGAATGATCGACCACGCGCTCGTGGGAAACTTCGTGGGCTTCGCTGGCAACGCGGCCATTGGGGTGGGGTTCCAGATCTTTCTGGTCGTGATGGTGTTCATCTCGTCGCTCTTCAGCGGCATGGGTGTGCTGGTGGCACGGTTCGCCGGGGCCGGCGATGAGGCGGGCGTCAACAAGGCGGCTTCACAGGCATTTCTGCTGGCGCTCATGTTGTCGGTGGGGGTCCTCGCCCCGGTGGGCTACGTCTTGTCACCCACCCTGCTGGGGATGGTGAACGCCTCGGCGGCCGTGCAGGCCGAAGCGTTGCCGTATCTGCGCATCATGTTCGTGTTTGGTTTCGGCCTGATGATGTTCTTCATGCTGGGCGGCGCACTGCGCAGTGCCGGCGATGCCAAGACGCCGCTGCGATTGGGCGTTGCACTGACGATTGGCAACATCGTGTTCAACGTGTTGCTCATTCGTGGCTACGGCCCGTTCCCGGAAATGGGCACGGCCGGCGCGGCCGCCGGCATGATGATCTCCAGTGCGCTGGTGTCGGTCTACGCCATCTGGAAGCTGTTCAGTGGGGCGTGGGTCATCGACTTCCGGGGCATGTCGTGGAAGCCCGACTGGGAAATCATTCGCGCACTGTTCCGCTTTGGCTTGCCCACCGGCGTGCAGGGCATTGCGATGAACATTGCCGGCGTGCTGCTGCTCCGCTTCATTGGTTCAACCGCGCAGAGTGCCGAAGCGCAGGCGGCCTATGCCGTGGGATACACCGAGCTGTTTTCGTTGGTGACCTGGACATCCGTCGGACTGATGGGCGCAGCCGCCACGGTCGCCGGCCAGAACCTCGGGGCAGGGTTCCCCGATCGCAGCCGCGATGCCGTACGTATTGCGGCACGCTTCGGCCTCGGGATCGCCATTGTGGTAGGGGCACTGTTCATCACCATCCCCGATGTGCTGTTGGGACTCTTCGGGATGACCGAACCGGGGGTGCTGCGCATTGGGCGCGAGCTGTTGCTGTTCCTCAGTCTCTCCGGCTTGTTCATCACGGTGGCACTCACCTTTACGGGGGGGCTGCAAGGCACCGGCGATACGCGGAGTCCGCTGTACATCACGCTCGTGTCGCAGTTTGCCCTGCCAATTGGCTTTCTCACCTTCATGCAAAGCACGCAGCAACTGCAAACGTGGCACGTCTGGAGTGCCATCCTCATGGGTCACGCCATGCGGTGCCTGTTAAGTGTGTGGCGCTTTGAGCAGGGGAAGTGGCGAAAGATCGAGCTGGGACTGCAGCGGCGCTGA
- a CDS encoding TonB-dependent receptor encodes MRTVRPIFGVLVALWGAPLAAQSSATLSGRILDAATGGPVADATIAVTTTGASARTDSLGRYRLEGLKVGIHRFLVSAPGYSRGSVTLAFAAKERMERDLEIEPVPAPGTPAAVAASTDTGRAQLLPKVPVTADPALGRRFTDFERRRATGRGQYMTRAEMEELNIYTLQDAMRNMRGVKFNCTGGVCRAQMARAPLGCPPEYVVDERIDNTFGPLIPVRDIQALEVYTGVTDVPGEFAGRNSGCGVIVIWTTAGREPRRK; translated from the coding sequence ATGCGAACGGTTCGTCCCATTTTCGGCGTACTGGTTGCGTTGTGGGGTGCGCCGTTGGCGGCCCAGTCGTCGGCAACGCTGAGCGGTCGAATCCTCGATGCGGCCACCGGTGGCCCCGTAGCCGACGCCACCATTGCCGTCACCACCACTGGGGCCAGCGCCCGCACCGACTCCCTTGGTCGCTACCGGCTTGAGGGGCTGAAGGTGGGGATCCACCGGTTCCTTGTCAGCGCCCCCGGGTACTCCCGCGGCAGCGTTACCCTCGCGTTCGCCGCCAAGGAGCGCATGGAGCGCGACCTCGAGATTGAGCCGGTGCCCGCGCCGGGGACACCGGCCGCGGTGGCGGCAAGCACCGATACCGGCCGAGCCCAGCTGCTCCCCAAGGTCCCGGTGACCGCCGATCCGGCGCTGGGGCGACGGTTCACCGACTTTGAGCGACGACGGGCCACCGGGCGCGGGCAGTACATGACCCGCGCTGAAATGGAAGAGCTGAACATCTACACGCTGCAGGACGCGATGCGGAACATGCGCGGCGTGAAATTCAACTGTACGGGAGGCGTCTGTCGCGCCCAGATGGCCCGCGCGCCTCTTGGCTGTCCCCCGGAATACGTGGTGGATGAACGGATCGACAACACCTTTGGGCCACTCATTCCCGTGCGCGACATTCAGGCGCTGGAAGTCTACACGGGCGTGACCGATGTCCCCGGCGAATTTGCCGGACGGAATTCAGGGTGCGGCGTGATCGTGATTTGGACCACCGCCGGTCGGGAGCCGCGGCGGAAATAA
- a CDS encoding SusC/RagA family TonB-linked outer membrane protein, translating to MRRLVAVAALAVIPAAGLSAQQNATVTGRVSTNGAPLGGAQVGIVELGVGSVTDAQGRFTFTVDPARAGGKQVTVLARTIGYRPVKHIITLTAGRIEQNFSLEKDVLNLEAVVTTGVSDATSQKKTTFSVAAVDNAQIKEAPASSPLGALSGRVAGASVTAVNGEPGSAPRIRLRGPTSLTGSQDPLIIVDGTISRISLADINAQDIERIEVIKGAAASSLYGSDAANGVVQIFTKRGANLAAGSTQITVRNEFGSNDLRKSIPNNFSHPYKVTANGDFLRDGNGNRVQEDDRISDNSYRETFDQLGEVFRSGQFMTNYISVGQRNANSNFNASFENSKDQGIANILSGYNRQNFRLNLDMELHPKLDFQTGAFYGQSKADQADDSSGDAWFGLRFLEPNINLNGTNPDGTEYLAAIRQSPASGNVSNPLYRWNTIKNSADRARFTGLIKVRYRPTNWLTAEANSNFDRGSRTFRSFVPLGYIGSTGTVSKGSISNNETLTRAYNLGGTLTATKSTSWFTNTTKLAWVYEDQMNTQTSVAATALTVPRVTEFSAASRDPENPVIPGSFSQPIRNQNFFAITTFDIKDKYIIDGLIRQDQSSLFGNDQRSKTFKRLSGAWRVSEDITLPGVDEFKLRASYGEAGLRPVFDAQYEQFAIQGGSPVKITLGNPNLRPAFSREIEGGFNLNFLKNFSFEYSYSSKITDDQILNVPVSSATGFRNQWINAGSLEGKTHEVLLGAVLASKKDFLWRVNVAGDRTRQKVRSLAVPPFLVGPVANTTIFRLAPGQPFGIVYGSSWVQSASQLESMVAAKRLSGTAADYVLNEEGYYVSKTAWRTINERPIKFLDADGNSLRQIADVNPDFNLNFNTQLNWKKFAVTAVVNWVQGGQIYNYTRQWPFFDQRDPAFDQRGKPEVEKKPTTYYATFYNNFDANSYFVEDGSYVRLRELAVNYEIPSAITKRFGMSDGRTARLGVVGRNLFTSTKYSGYDPDVSGGGSNPFAYRVDYFTYPIFKTFTFMLELGL from the coding sequence ATGCGTCGGTTGGTCGCCGTCGCTGCGCTGGCCGTGATTCCCGCTGCGGGACTCTCGGCCCAACAAAACGCGACCGTGACCGGTCGGGTCAGCACGAACGGAGCTCCCCTTGGCGGTGCGCAGGTCGGCATCGTGGAGTTGGGCGTCGGGAGTGTCACGGATGCGCAGGGTCGTTTCACCTTCACAGTGGACCCTGCGCGCGCGGGAGGCAAGCAGGTCACGGTACTTGCCCGCACCATCGGGTATCGCCCCGTCAAGCATATCATCACGCTGACGGCTGGCCGGATTGAGCAGAACTTCAGCCTCGAGAAGGACGTTCTGAATCTCGAAGCCGTCGTGACCACCGGCGTGTCGGATGCAACGTCGCAGAAGAAGACCACCTTCTCGGTGGCGGCCGTGGACAATGCGCAGATCAAGGAAGCGCCCGCGTCGTCCCCGCTCGGTGCCCTCAGCGGTCGCGTGGCCGGCGCCAGCGTGACGGCCGTGAACGGTGAGCCCGGTTCGGCCCCCCGAATTCGCCTGCGTGGCCCCACGTCGCTGACCGGGTCGCAGGATCCGCTCATCATCGTGGACGGCACCATTTCCCGTATCTCGCTCGCCGACATCAATGCGCAGGACATCGAGCGCATCGAAGTCATCAAGGGCGCTGCGGCCAGCTCGCTGTATGGCTCCGACGCCGCCAACGGTGTGGTGCAGATCTTCACCAAGCGTGGCGCCAACCTTGCGGCCGGGTCCACGCAGATCACGGTGCGCAACGAGTTCGGCTCCAACGACCTGCGCAAGTCCATCCCGAACAACTTCTCGCACCCCTACAAGGTAACCGCGAACGGCGACTTCCTGCGCGATGGCAACGGCAATCGCGTGCAGGAAGACGACCGCATTTCGGATAATTCCTACCGGGAAACGTTCGACCAGTTGGGCGAGGTGTTCCGTTCCGGCCAGTTCATGACCAACTACATCTCGGTTGGTCAGCGCAACGCGAACTCGAACTTCAACGCGTCGTTCGAAAACTCCAAGGATCAGGGCATCGCGAACATTCTGAGCGGTTACAACCGTCAGAATTTCCGCCTGAACCTGGACATGGAGCTGCACCCCAAGCTCGACTTCCAGACGGGCGCGTTCTACGGCCAGTCCAAGGCCGACCAGGCCGATGACAGCTCAGGCGATGCCTGGTTCGGGCTGCGCTTCCTGGAGCCGAACATCAACCTGAACGGCACCAATCCGGATGGCACGGAGTATCTGGCGGCCATTCGTCAGTCGCCGGCGTCGGGCAACGTGAGCAACCCGTTGTATCGCTGGAACACGATCAAGAATTCCGCTGATCGGGCGCGCTTCACGGGGCTCATCAAGGTGCGCTACCGTCCCACCAACTGGTTGACGGCGGAAGCGAACAGCAATTTCGACCGTGGCTCTCGGACCTTCCGTTCGTTCGTGCCGCTGGGCTACATCGGCTCCACCGGTACGGTGAGCAAGGGCAGCATCTCCAACAACGAGACGCTTACCCGCGCCTACAATCTGGGCGGTACGCTGACGGCCACGAAGAGCACGTCGTGGTTTACCAACACCACGAAGCTGGCCTGGGTGTACGAAGACCAGATGAATACGCAGACCTCGGTGGCGGCCACGGCTCTTACGGTACCCCGCGTCACGGAGTTCTCGGCGGCCTCGCGCGATCCCGAAAACCCGGTCATCCCGGGCTCGTTCTCGCAGCCTATTCGCAACCAGAACTTCTTCGCGATCACCACATTCGATATCAAGGACAAGTACATCATTGACGGTCTGATCCGTCAGGACCAGTCGTCGCTCTTTGGTAACGACCAACGCTCCAAGACGTTCAAGCGCCTCTCCGGCGCCTGGCGCGTCAGCGAAGACATCACGCTTCCGGGCGTGGACGAATTCAAGCTGCGGGCGTCGTACGGCGAAGCGGGGCTCCGCCCGGTGTTCGACGCGCAGTACGAGCAGTTTGCCATTCAGGGCGGCAGCCCGGTCAAGATCACCCTGGGCAATCCCAATCTTCGCCCGGCGTTCTCCCGCGAAATTGAAGGTGGTTTCAACCTCAATTTCCTGAAGAACTTCAGCTTCGAGTACAGCTACTCCAGCAAGATCACGGACGACCAGATTCTGAACGTGCCGGTGTCGTCGGCGACCGGTTTCCGGAACCAGTGGATCAATGCCGGCTCGCTGGAAGGCAAGACGCACGAAGTGTTGCTGGGAGCCGTCCTGGCCTCCAAGAAGGACTTCCTGTGGCGGGTCAACGTGGCCGGTGATCGCACGCGCCAGAAGGTGCGCAGCCTCGCTGTGCCGCCGTTCCTGGTGGGTCCCGTGGCCAACACCACGATCTTCCGTCTCGCGCCGGGCCAGCCGTTCGGCATTGTGTACGGCAGCTCCTGGGTGCAGTCGGCCTCGCAGCTCGAGTCCATGGTTGCCGCGAAGCGCCTGAGCGGCACCGCCGCCGACTACGTGCTGAACGAAGAAGGCTACTACGTCTCCAAGACGGCGTGGCGGACCATCAACGAGCGCCCCATCAAGTTCCTTGATGCCGACGGCAACTCGCTGCGTCAGATTGCCGACGTGAACCCCGACTTCAACCTCAACTTCAATACCCAGCTCAACTGGAAGAAGTTTGCGGTGACGGCCGTGGTGAACTGGGTGCAGGGTGGCCAGATCTACAACTATACGCGTCAGTGGCCGTTCTTCGACCAGCGTGACCCGGCGTTCGACCAGCGTGGCAAGCCGGAAGTGGAGAAGAAGCCCACCACGTACTACGCCACGTTCTACAACAACTTCGACGCGAACTCGTACTTCGTGGAAGACGGTTCCTACGTGCGTCTGCGTGAACTGGCCGTGAACTACGAAATCCCGTCGGCGATCACCAAGCGGTTCGGTATGAGCGATGGCCGTACCGCGCGCCTCGGCGTGGTTGGACGGAACCTCTTTACCAGCACCAAGTACAGCGGTTACGATCCCGATGTGTCCGGTGGCGGCAGCAATCCGTTTGCCTACCGCGTGGACTACTTCACGTATCCGATCTTCAAGACGTTCACGTTCATGCTGGAGCTCGGTCTGTGA
- a CDS encoding S9 family peptidase, with amino-acid sequence MTSCAVLAASTPVAGEAQQEVVIPSIAPWMSPASPLSLVSARKADRVAFMVYDRGLRNVYSAAAPDFRPRRLTNFTRDDGIDLTDVEISDDGRMVVFVRGSAPNRWGWVANPNHDPRGAERAIWAVRTAGGPAWRVAEGASPELSPDGQWVLFTRDGQIYRARVSRTGPVTAMDTGGVPLIRLWGRNGSPRWSPDGKRIAFVSDREHHAFVAVYDVASRTVQYVAPGVDCDGTPAWSPDGRSLAFSRRPGTPFGMQQRTPAGVANPAGGCGGNSGAPTSTPITAGQNNLVRSPGFFTSALPGGYRLALMIADIGGARDITSPMVAAQIPAREVWHNAVGDSVFTTLANMTWAGDHIAFPVNVPGDEFERWYAVRAAGDTTPVRLTTTNGLIEDATSVAWSRDGGSTMFYTTNAGDIERRHIWSVPSTGGPPVQLTSGDGVETHPQPLASGKHVAVLAFGARTPASVALVPASGGSPRIIYPTLGADFPTTSHVVPHIVKTKAEDGLEISNQLFLPRNLKPGEKRPAIVFVHGGPRRQMLPAYHYMQFYHWSYAANQWLADQGYIVLSVNYRRGVGYGKSFRDAPNARDKGNSEYLDVVAGAKYLQQRPDVDPSRVGIWGLSYGGLLASQALARNSDIFVAGVDMAGVHHYDYMLDSTSSAFKSAAIGAIEGWKSPVFLVHGDDDRNVDFAQTVGLVQLLRARKIYHELMVVPDDLHESMLHANWIDTFDRMGVFLKRFVWNRETVPAGR; translated from the coding sequence ATGACCTCGTGCGCTGTGCTGGCGGCAAGCACACCGGTGGCTGGCGAGGCGCAGCAAGAGGTGGTCATCCCCAGTATTGCACCCTGGATGTCACCAGCCTCACCGCTATCGCTGGTGTCGGCCCGCAAAGCGGATCGCGTGGCGTTCATGGTGTACGATCGCGGATTGCGCAATGTGTACAGCGCCGCCGCCCCTGACTTTCGTCCGCGGCGCCTCACGAATTTCACGCGCGACGACGGCATCGATCTCACGGATGTCGAGATCTCCGATGATGGGCGAATGGTCGTATTCGTGCGCGGATCGGCCCCCAATCGATGGGGATGGGTGGCCAACCCCAATCATGATCCACGTGGCGCCGAGCGCGCCATCTGGGCCGTACGCACCGCTGGCGGGCCAGCGTGGCGCGTGGCGGAGGGTGCATCGCCGGAGCTATCGCCTGACGGTCAGTGGGTGCTCTTCACGCGCGACGGGCAGATCTATCGAGCCCGCGTTTCGCGCACCGGGCCGGTCACCGCCATGGATACCGGCGGAGTCCCGCTCATCCGGTTGTGGGGGCGTAACGGGTCGCCACGCTGGTCACCGGATGGCAAGCGCATTGCCTTTGTGAGTGACCGCGAACATCACGCGTTTGTGGCGGTGTACGATGTCGCGTCGCGCACCGTGCAGTACGTCGCGCCCGGTGTGGACTGCGACGGTACGCCGGCGTGGTCTCCTGATGGACGCTCTCTCGCGTTCTCGCGCCGTCCCGGCACGCCGTTCGGAATGCAGCAACGCACGCCAGCGGGCGTGGCCAATCCGGCGGGTGGCTGCGGTGGCAACAGCGGGGCGCCAACCTCCACGCCCATCACGGCTGGGCAGAACAATCTGGTGCGGTCGCCGGGGTTCTTTACCTCAGCCTTGCCAGGTGGCTATCGACTGGCGCTCATGATCGCGGACATTGGTGGCGCTAGAGACATCACGTCGCCCATGGTTGCCGCGCAGATTCCGGCGCGCGAAGTGTGGCACAACGCGGTGGGCGATAGTGTCTTCACCACGCTCGCCAACATGACGTGGGCCGGTGACCACATTGCCTTCCCCGTGAATGTGCCGGGCGATGAGTTTGAGCGGTGGTACGCGGTGCGTGCTGCCGGTGACACCACTCCGGTGCGTCTCACCACGACCAATGGACTGATCGAAGACGCCACTTCAGTGGCGTGGTCGCGCGACGGCGGGAGCACCATGTTCTACACCACGAACGCCGGTGACATTGAGCGTCGGCATATCTGGAGCGTGCCAAGTACGGGAGGCCCCCCGGTGCAACTGACCAGCGGCGACGGCGTGGAAACACACCCACAGCCGCTGGCGAGCGGCAAGCACGTGGCGGTGTTGGCCTTTGGTGCGCGCACGCCGGCATCGGTGGCGCTCGTCCCCGCGTCGGGCGGTTCGCCACGCATCATCTACCCCACGCTCGGAGCCGACTTTCCCACCACGTCGCACGTGGTGCCGCACATCGTGAAGACGAAGGCCGAGGATGGGCTGGAGATCAGTAATCAGCTCTTCCTGCCGCGCAATCTGAAGCCGGGAGAAAAGCGACCGGCCATTGTCTTTGTGCATGGTGGGCCGCGACGCCAAATGCTGCCGGCGTATCACTACATGCAGTTCTACCATTGGTCGTACGCGGCCAATCAGTGGCTGGCCGATCAGGGGTACATCGTGCTGTCGGTGAACTATCGTCGCGGCGTGGGATACGGCAAGAGCTTTCGCGATGCGCCCAACGCCCGCGACAAGGGGAACAGCGAGTATCTCGATGTGGTGGCCGGCGCCAAATATCTGCAGCAGCGCCCGGACGTCGACCCGTCGCGCGTGGGCATCTGGGGGCTGTCGTACGGTGGCCTGCTGGCGTCACAGGCGCTGGCGCGCAACAGTGATATCTTCGTGGCCGGTGTGGATATGGCCGGCGTGCACCACTACGACTACATGCTCGACTCCACCAGTTCGGCGTTCAAGTCTGCCGCCATTGGCGCCATTGAAGGCTGGAAGAGCCCGGTCTTTCTGGTACACGGCGACGATGACCGCAACGTGGACTTCGCGCAAACCGTGGGGCTCGTGCAGCTGCTGCGCGCCCGCAAGATCTACCACGAATTGATGGTGGTCCCCGACGATCTGCACGAGTCCATGCTGCACGCCAACTGGATCGATACTTTCGATCGTATGGGGGTGTTTCTCAAGCGCTTCGTGTGGAACCGTGAGACGGTGCCGGCTGGTCGGTAG